The following coding sequences lie in one Spinacia oleracea cultivar Varoflay chromosome 1, BTI_SOV_V1, whole genome shotgun sequence genomic window:
- the LOC110806064 gene encoding GDSL esterase/lipase 7 yields the protein MLPLFVSLLAFSPLFTKQCSSEPLAPALYVFGDSLTDHGNNNFYSWVARANYPPYGNNFPNGITGRFTDGKTFADITAEFLGLRFPRAYRKPARSTTGYTYASAGCGILPETGTGLSCLSMDGQMVLLNQTITKELVPLFETPAQLSEYLANSIFIVWGGSNDYLLNYFTDPNPVLNPEQFALHLINSLSEKLTTLYELGARKLVVLEVGPLGCLPVYRKSGNHNATWCDKEKNEMAAMFNNLLGPVVQNMASSYPDSYFTLGKLYDLTNDVFQNPANYGMTNVSHSCCITGELLKNLPCFANLRPCEKPEEYLFWDGAHPTEASHRILATPCFNGSGVCVPNNIEQLVQKKITISTSLHSSA from the exons ATGCTTCCATTATTTGTTTCGTTGTTGGCTTTCTCCCCTTTGTTCACAAAACAATGTAGCTCTGAGCCACTCGCTCCAGCCTTGTATGTGTTTGGAGATTCATTAACTGATCATGGGAATAACAACTTTTATTCCTGGGTTGCCAGGGCTAATTACCCTCCTTATGGTAACAATTTTCCTAATGGCATCACCGGAAGATTCACCGACGGCAAAACTTTTGCAGATATTACTG CTGAATTTCTAGGATTGCGATTCCCCCGAGCTTATCGTAAACCCGCTAGGTCAACAACAGGATACACTTATGCATCAGCAGGCTGTGGGATACTGCCAGAAACTGGCACCGGTTTG AGTTGCTTGAGTATGGATGGACAAATGGTTCTGTTGAACCAAACAATAACCAAAGAGTTAGTCCCTTTATTCGAAACCCCAGCGCAACTTTCTGAATACTTGGCCAACTCCATATTCATCGTCTGGGGCGGCAGCAATGATTACCTCCTTAACTACTTTACTGATCCAAACCCGGTGTTAAATCCTGAACAATTCGCTCTACACCTTATTAACAGCTTATCGGAGAAACTAACG ACACTATATGAATTGGGAGCCAGAAAGTTAGTGGTGTTGGAGGTGGGACCCCTTGGGTGTCTTCCAGTTTATCGCAAAAGCGGTAATCATAATGCGACTTGGTGTgacaaagaaaaaaatgaaatggcAGCAATGTTCAACAATCTACTTGGTCCTGTCGTACAAAATATGGCTTCCTCCTACCCAGATTCTTACTTCACTCTCGGCAAACTTTATGATCTTACAAATGATGTATTCCAAAATCCTGCAAATTACG GTATGACCAATGTTAGCCACTCATGTTGCATAACAGGAGAATTGTTGAAGAATCTACCATGCTTCGCAAATTTGCGTCCATGTGAAAAGCCAGAAGAATACCTATTTTGGGATGGTGCTCATCCTACTGAAGCTAGCCACAGAATCTTGGCCACTCCATGCTTCAATGGTTCCGGTGTTTGTGTCCCTAACAATATCGAACAACTTGTTCAAAAGAAAATTACTATTTCTACATCTCTACATAGTTCAGCATAG